TACAAAAACCACTCCTTCACATAGAATGAGTGTTTGGCACTCATAATTCCATAGCACTTCTCTTACGAACCGAGCATCCGTACCATACAAGATCAAAGTATTATCCAATCCCAACTTGGAGAAAAAAAGAGTTAAAAACTTATCGAACTAAAAAATACACTTCCGATCTAAAACTTATTGCTAGTAATAATGTCGTAAGATTCCACTGCCACCATTCCACTGTctgaaaagataaataaacttatcatttATTCGTAAAAAATTAAGGATAATTAACTACTAATTCCATTTTTCCGTAACAAAACAGCAAATTACTTGAATAAATAATAATGAGATACATTAAACTCAAAACTGaacaaaaaaattaagaaaaaatacaCCTGACAACTATACTCTGTTTAATCAGTAAACTAATCCCATGGACTTAACGAACACTCCTCGGGTAATTCAGGAAACCTCTTGGTATCTTTACAATAATCATATACAACTAAATTCCTCTCAACCCAAGCAAAATCTTCTTTCTGAGAATCTGTTAAATGCCAAGAATCATATTGATCCCACCATTTCTCAGTAGTAGTTGAAACACATTCAGGGTAAGGATCTTTCCATTCACAACCATCTGATTTGAAATCCTTGTAGGTTGATACAAATGGTGCTTTTTTCCAATCTGTTTTCTCAAGTCCACCCCTTGTTGCCCAATCATCAGCATTCCAGATACTTGAAAATAAGTACATTGGCTTCTCATTTGGGAAGAAATCGTTTGGTTTGTCGTTGTTCTTGTATACTCTCATTGGTACTCTATCCACAAAAAACCtgcaaaacaaataaaagatcCAAAATTTAGCCACAATTCTAATTAAGCGATGTACTTGTATCCAGGGCAGAATTTAGAAGATTGAGTTGACTTACACAATTTGGTGACTGTTCCAAAGAATTGAATAAGTGTGAAAGTCTTCAGTTGGATCAAACCAGAGACTGTGTCTCATCTCTCTGTTTCCTACTCCAGTCTTGTATACATTGGTCTGAATTACGTACGGTTCACCTGTTCTGTTTCCCAAGAACTCAAAATCTAGCTCATCCCTCTCTGGTGCTGCATCTTTGTCAGAGCACATCTGCAATTTAGCATCCAGCAATTGTTTTCTGATTAGTCAAGGCCAAAATGACTATATAAACACTGGGACACCCATATATGCACATGGAATTATTCATGTTCAACTTTATCTTCTGTACCCGGAATTCTTATAAGGAGTAAATTATGACTTAAGCAACTTGATGGAATAATTGGAAAGATGAAAGTACACTGATCATAGAGATAAAGAACTGCAACCGATAGTGAAGGGTATTGTTGTCAAGTAAGAAAACTCACATAATAAGCAGTGACAACACCAGCAGAATCACCTCCAACTAACTTAAGCTTCATACTGAACCATCCAAATCTATATCTCTGCTTTGTTAGAAATCCACAACCTATATTCATCAACGAATTAGATTTCAGAAATTATTCATtgataagaagaaaagaaaaaaaagatctaCCATTTTGTTAGAAAATCATGAAATTGGCACTTATTAGAATTGTTCAGACATTATAAGTTGTATGCACATACCTGTTTCTTTATCTAAGGAGAGAAACCAAGTTTTTCCATCTTCACTTGTTTTGAAATTATCCTCAGCCCACATTATATCAAAATTATTTTGGAACTCTTCTAATACATTGTTCGACTCCGCTGCTCCAAATTTACAAGAAACTAAAAGAACTGCAATGCTGAGAAGAACAGATACCACTGAGAAAACCCTTGTTCTCATTTTTGCTCTCTGGTTTAAAGAGAGGGACAACAGAGAGAAAAGAAGATACAAAAAGAGCTTAAGATTTTCCTGAATTGGATCTCTGGGAAAAGCACTGGCTTATAAAGGGATCATAATAAATTTGTCAACCGTCTTTTGAAAATTCTACAACATTGATTGTTTACCAGTTTACCCCGAACTTGTAtgaaatttttagaaaaaaatgATGTTTTTTGCTTCGACAAGAGATGATCATGAAGGTTAGCTATGGTATATAAGGATAAATTGGTAGGAGTGCCAGTAATACATGCCAAGACCAGGAGAGGAAGTAAATGAGGGGAACATAGAACCTCAATAATGCTACAACAGTGAGTGTGACATTATACATAACAGTTCCAGGCTGCTGCCATTGGTTTGGCTTTTATCATTCATGTAAATTATATGCAAGTGGGTCCACTGTGTTTAACGTGTATGAACGTGAACCATCTTATATTACTACACATCATTACTAGAAATCTAAGGCTACTTGGAATATTAATGCAGTCCAACACGACCGACAGATTCATTCACTGGTGTGTTGGAACTTAGAATTTTTATGTGCCTGTTGTATCATGTCAGATCGTGCTTTATGTCAAAAAAATTCTTCTTAATACTGCATAGTATCGGGGTGAGACTTGAGAGTAGAATTCGCGAACTCTTTCAACCCTCCCAAAGGAAAGGCGACGGAAATCCACTTTACAGCTGAGTGGTTCCTTCCCAATGACATTTTATACGTGGTGTGTTTAAATTACCTCGTGTTTTCAGGGACcattcaaaaggatttagggaccaacaataaaacaaaaaaggtcacccaaagggaaaatgtagccagcccttatctcgcataattcgtaatggcgaaattacccttatatattcggaggatatgataacattgttaccctccgaatgcaatcagaagccaaaatatttcccagacttccgattaaagtcggtgcagtatttcttggttcgtgttttggattcagcgttaatcgggagttaaatatattacaaaacctacc
Above is a genomic segment from Papaver somniferum cultivar HN1 chromosome 10, ASM357369v1, whole genome shotgun sequence containing:
- the LOC113317352 gene encoding probable xyloglucan endotransglucosylase/hydrolase protein 8 is translated as MRTRVFSVVSVLLSIAVLLVSCKFGAAESNNVLEEFQNNFDIMWAEDNFKTSEDGKTWFLSLDKETGCGFLTKQRYRFGWFSMKLKLVGGDSAGVVTAYYMCSDKDAAPERDELDFEFLGNRTGEPYVIQTNVYKTGVGNREMRHSLWFDPTEDFHTYSILWNSHQIVFFVDRVPMRVYKNNDKPNDFFPNEKPMYLFSSIWNADDWATRGGLEKTDWKKAPFVSTYKDFKSDGCEWKDPYPECVSTTTEKWWDQYDSWHLTDSQKEDFAWVERNLVVYDYCKDTKRFPELPEECSLSPWD